The following DNA comes from Castanea sativa cultivar Marrone di Chiusa Pesio chromosome 10, ASM4071231v1.
ttcatcattacacatattaattccaagctttttaatagtgctaaaaaatcaccataagttaaattatcatagtcaatagaatcatttttaccaattaattcttgttttaccttatgagcaaaaataGGAGGTAGACCATCAATAAAACTCTCTTTCCAAAAAGGCTTCGTGGAATCTTTCCGGAGCATTACTTTGGAGATAaacacatcttggtaccatctgtaattAGATATAGTATGATATCTCAAATTATTTAGATAATCAGATAAGTGAGATGAAATATTAGAAGGAGTACCAACAAAGTGTTTGAGAATAGTATAAACCAGGGTGttgacaccatcaggaacacctcggttaatattttcatcaaaaatgggCATACCATCATTATCTCTCttaacagcatgtttaatagaaTCTCTGGATTCTTTTGTGAGgtgtgaatcccaccatcctCGTAGAGTACCAAAAAAACCAGTAGCAAGCAAGTCAACAACATCAGTATGATCAAGATCATTATAATTACTCATATATGCTATAGCAACCATAGACATATGAgtcattttgttaataatttcttgttcagacaaaccgtcaatattccattcataaagctTTTCAgcagaaacaaaaaattgagtttgaaaagATCTCTCTTCAAACTGCATATTAGGAGGAGTAGGTTTTGAATACtagttttttgtaaaagacatgggattgggttttctaacaaatcttttaatttcagataaacttaaaccatcatcaaaaacatttttgtaagaaataaaagataatgagtcagaatttgtgtcttcttcagaaacaatttctttctcatttcttgaaatagcacaagcagcaTTTTTTGAAGTAGAAACTTCttcagttttaatttttaaatcagCAATCATTTTTTCAACCTTTTCCAGAGTCTTAGTCTGagaagttttgaaattcattttttccttttgactAGGCAAATCTATCAAAGGTTGTTCAGGTTTTGGAACAGcagttttttcaacaattttttcttcaatacggtcaagctgttgaccaataatatgcaaggattcattagcaaaaaaattttgttcaataatggcagaAATAGGAGTTTTAttatcagcaattttgaaaagGGAGGCCTTGACCTTAGtattttccttatcattttggCAAGTgatcaaaacagtttcaagagGAGGATGACTAAACCGAACAACggttttgtcttctttttttaaaagcagATTTTCTTAGTACGTTCAAATGATTAGTATGAACatcattttttgaaacataataattttcaaaataatcgcaaaacaaaatatgttgttttaattgattcattttttctttccatttccttttgacCCTATCTTTCTCggactgagcaaaagtactttggtagtattttcttttacttctgtTTGTGGCAGAAAGAAACTCATTATACAaggcaaccatatcaatttcaaaatctttaatttcaaaatcttGATCCATAAGATTGATTACTCGTAATTGATTTTGGTGAACAGGggtttcaataggtggaaaattaGATTCAAAAGGAGCATCAGATTttgcatcatcttcttcttctttagcaTTTCTGCTAATAGAGGGAGATTCAGCTTTAGTTGAATTAAAAGCAATGCTAACTTGGGAGTTGTTGCTTacaactccttttagctttaaatcacggttttcaaaattctttttcaaaattcatttttaaaaactcaTCAATTTCATGATCTCATTTAACATGTCTTCCTTCGTTGATCTGCAAGGGTTTAAAACATTTGTATcaccaaaacaaattttaacaGTACCATCAGCATATTGTTGAATATttgtaagatcaagttcatcaaaaacaagtttaacaGGTGGAGTTTCAcgttccaaagtccattctttgggaagaatAATATCTTGctattgaatcattttagggacttggatctttGCATTAGGATAAGCACATTAAATtaacatagtttttccagcaggatcTCTATCTTTAGAACAAGGATCCAACTGAGAACCAAGCAATCAGTAATAAATGCGGTAAATAAGAGCAAAAGGCttactaccatcatccatatcataaccagatgtcaatatattcaatgTCAAAGCTTTAAcaatattaggatcatccaaagcaagagcaagatcaggatcaggataacaatcaaagtaaacaggATCATCAcacaaagaagcagtaatcataccaaggatgctatcattaaattttttaaatctagCATCTCGTAAGCACATGAGAATAGAAGCATTAATACCTTTTCTTGTTAAtggtttaacagcaacttgaacaAGCCCAATATGTAAATATTTGAGTTTCTTAGTcataaaatcattaatatttttttctagaaaacaaacaacatttttcatgagttttagaaatagaaaaagtttgttcaacagttctaaCTCTATATTCAGAGAAAGAATGACTTTCAGCCCAACTAAGCTGGTAAACAGACTTAGAAGAGACTTTAGGAATAgtccattttctaaaatcaagGTACTCACTTTCTCCTACAGTGAGGTattcttcattcacaatatcaggaggacaaccagttCTAGAGCTAATAGAGGAGTtggatctccacatcctatctATAACTatcttagttataacactcaattatcatgtttttctcacaaccgttgcatttTGCAACACATACCATAATCAATTGTATACCTCTCATGCCCTCACACTCTCCTGGCTTCATGAGCCTTACTATTCAATTCTTGGAATTCACTTTACGACTACAGTGGCGCCAACGACGGTAAGAAGGAACACGAcaacgaagtatcacaaggtTAGGTAGATATAGACAGAATAAAAGAAATACAACAACACtatcggccaaggaaagaatgactctgataccataaagggggaaggacgacagcgcagaaggcggaagcacaacaatatataataaagggggaaggacacacatacatacatacatacatccatatatatatatatatatatatatatatatatatatatgtatgtgtgtgtgtctgtgtaaaatagtaattaatatttaggctgtgtttgtttcGACTATAAAGAAAATTGGGAAAGCATTTTACACCATGCTTGACGTTTGGGATAATTAGAAAATTCGGTCACACCAAAAATTAGATTCTTTTACTGTAAAATTAATggatttttagtgtaaaatagaataCACTTCTATTTTACATTCAAACCATTTTCAACTtctaagaaagagagagagctcaCCTGAACGCTAGTCCGTGGCCGTGCCTTCACTGTCATCTATGGTCGTGCCTCTCACTACCTATCTTCCTCTCTCTTCCTATTTTGTTCTCCTTCTTCCTCCCTCTGCCTCCATCTTTCTCCCTTTTCCTCTCCCAATGATCTCGCCATCTCAACCTGCCCCCCACCTACTCTGTCACTGGCctctttggatttattttttttgtttgattgtaaataatatttgttcTTGGATTTTGGAGGATCGATGGTTGGGGTGATTCGTGGGTTTCAATTGTGGTGGGTTAGGGTTGAGTTCTAGCATTGATGGTAGCCAATTGAGGGTGGTGAATTGGCTAGGGTGGTTTGCGGTTTTCAatggtggtgggttgtgggttttggtagatgagttttgattttgagattaatgagtttgattttgattatgattatgattttttttttttcagattaaTTGGTTATGTGATGGTTGATAGTGGCTGTTGGTAATTGGGTTTATGGTGATGATTACAGTGGTTGGGCTTATGGAAATAGGTTGCAAAACCAAACACAGGAAATAATTTTCTAGCGTATTTTCCACAACGctgacaaaaaattgaaaatatattcttttacgtaaaatattttcacttacAAATTATTTCCTtcatatgtaaaatatttttgcctgaaaatattttacataaatccaaaaaaagccttagaaaaatactttttttttaaaagaagaattaGAAAAGTAtatcttctcaacaaaaaaaaaaaagtaccttcatttttttttttgataaaaaaaaagtacttttttttttgttgagaaacaaagTACCTTAATTTTGAAGACAAAGTAACCATCAAAATGTAACTATACGCTACCCCACCAAAGTACCAACCATGTTCttataaaaatcaaaaataaaaagtaccaACCATGTTAAACTCTTAAACTACCACACCCACActtctagaaaaaaaatatcaaaattgtTAAGCAAGCGAAAATGAAATGATAGAGCCATTCTTGTTCTTACTAATTACGGGACCGTATTCCCTTTGAAATTTATTGCTCCAAATACGAGtagttaatacttaatactGGATTTATCGGACAGAATATTTAATTGACAATTGCTATGGATAAACTGAAACTGACCAGTACAAAATTATAGAGCTTGCCAATGCCTAcgttgtttttttcttattattaccTTTCTCTCTCCAGTTTCtccttctaattttttttaacagctttttcaatttttaataaaaaatttcttaaaattgatgATTAATGTATACTCTatcaaataattattacatattttcgGAACACGAAGAATTGTGCTCTCTCGTTTTACATTTATGGTGAAGTCTACTCATTAAATTCTTAGTTAGATCCACAtgaatatgagaagaaaaaacacaatttcTTTTCACTCCATaaatacctaagaattttcttaCTATAAAGGCATACGTTAACCAGAACCTATTTTAAATCGAAATTAGTGGGCACCTACCACCAGAAATAGCTTTATGCTTTGCAATGTGGTTTCCCCACCCCACATGAAGTTGTTgcctttttaatttaattaattgatttgttTACCTTAGTTatgaaaaaatgtatatttttacatataaacaCTAGgtctataacattttcatagCAGATCTTAGGTAATAAATTATTAGAGGTGGTAGCAAAGTCTAAGTGATGGGCTTAGATCATAATTAGTAACAACTTGCtaactaaaatttgttataaaaatattgtaaaaatatatattgtggaTGTTGcactacttatttttataatattcttgAGGATCTTTTTTAACATGGGTTAAACACAACTTTttgcataattattttttacaagTTATTAATGGTAGgtagtaaaaaaatagtattagtGATGAGTCTATGTAAAAATTAGCTGTAACTTGTGAAGTCTACCGTTGTGAAAAATCTAATGTTACATTACTCATATTCTTATGGGGTTTAGGCTAATACATTTAAGTAAGGATTGACATGTGAGTTCTAGTTAACTTAATtaataaagtctctgatggttgaataagagatctagagttcaatctctgcctacaccaaaaatccgACTAGTgttttagtctgatgataaagagttatcattaggagcggacgccataggttgaaactctctaagaAAAAAGTAGGGATTGACATATTAGCttgatataaatttacaattttaaccaatatttataaatttaataacactttttgacagataaaataaatttcaacatATGACCTTtatgatgattgttttttttattattaggctAAAATACCAATTGGTTTTTAATGTAAGTGAGATTTGAACTCTATATCTCTTATTTAACAATAAGAATTTATCAGTTAAGTTAACTAAAACTTactaattaatttaaactaGCTTAATTGTAACCTcatacatatgcatggatacacttaaagatatgtaataagatgcataatataattcatatatatatatatatataatataatataaatactattgatagtcatttttatattttgttaactctttaaaaaaaatttgtaaggatattattaggtataaaatgtaaattgtccattctaaaaaaaattattgtgaaacaccttttttttaagattcatttattttagactctttggtttttgtactgaataactcacttggatgaatatttatgatgtggtaccatatttaattctaaaattaaaaaataaaactttttaagaataaataatttaggacacatagcacaaaattggaactttaatttggaattctaatttgagtttctcttaacttcacctattattattattattattacatatagatttaaattaaatttaaatttatttatataaaatttaacttttaattacctcataatattttatcacaatttttttaggGTGGCCACATAAATTTTGAAGACCTCACAATTTTAAACATCATTCTTCTAATGcatatgtttttatttgagtttaaattacattttatattttaatcctCCGTTAGAATCTTACCGCAATTAAACTAAAagaattattaataattatcataattattaaattttattcatatttagaaaaaaaaaaagactattaaTAACTagtataattataaaaataaaagagaaaaaatcgTATTTTGTTAAACTAATAAACGAGTTATTGATTATTATCCATATTGTTGGCTTTGGAATTTAAGGGTACAATTATTTGATCAGTTTCTCTAAGATTTTGGTAAGTTGATAGCAATGCTCTAAACATGGATATCTTTTTGGGAAAAATACCATTTTAGTTCCTATAATTTGAGGTTattgtcaatttggtctttatattttggtAGCAGTcaattttgttcatattattttcaacttgcaattAACTTACAGTCAATTTCTATTAGTGAGTtaacaatataaattaaattgactACAAGTTAAAAATAACAGAGACGAAACTACCAAAATttagggattaaattgacaaTAACTCAAAAATATAAGGATCAAAATGGTAATTTCACATAtctttttcaaaagagaaatattaatagatgccctaagggcattagtttataaactatttttagaaatattttctggaaaaatgataaaacaattacttatatattttttatgaaagtgatgtcaaaactttccgaATATAACTTATTAACAACTGCCTTAAAATCAAGGATGGATCCAAGTGGGGGCCCAAAGGGGCCTTGGCCCCCCTGggtccaaaattttttttaattattataaatttcatttttatagtTGGACCCCCCTTTCAAAATCGGAGGTCCCTGTTCTCTTCAATAAGCCTAACTAGTCTCACTCAAATAGCAACTATCcaacccaaaaacttaacaaaaacaataaaaacatttacaCTGATGATTGcattttagcccaaaaaaaaactattttaccaccaaaaaaccaaaaaaatcatatgttatTAGAGAAGttaaagctaatttttttgcaactacaatattttattcttaaaatacAATATTTCATAACTGTAgtaagttattaaaaataaaatacaatattttattaagattaaatctttttttttcaattgaaaaactcaaattctctagcttccttcctttattattttaatgagatgtttctattattttaaatgaagtgataaaaaagtagaacatttgatattgggtgtattataaaataaggtgataaaataacttaataaggtgctaaaagctaaaatttttagcacttCCATTGTGAATACTCTAacttcaacaaaagaaaaaaaatcctggTCGGcctaatatttaaaaaaaaaaaacattttttttttgtttttatttttgtctttgttgataaATAATTGCatctaaatatatttaaaaacaacaattttaagtatttataattttttaacataataTAGATGcctatttgatatttttttctttatactttgGTCCCCCgctaacttaaaattttggatcCCTATCTGCTTAAGATCATCTGTTAGACTGTTACTATGacctttttcaaaatatgaagaGGACTTACATTTGTCCATCATGCATGCACCTAGTTACATGCAATTAATTCACCATAAAAGACACAAGTTTAAAATACATGGAAAATTACACATCATTAATATTATGGAAAAGAGTAACCTCAAATCGATACCTCGCAGTCGTCgccaatccacaaaaaaaaattattcctttATAAAACCAAGACAGCCTACCATTGCTTCCAACACCAGCAAAAAACCATAAAAAGCATTTGCTATAAAAAGCCGAGGAAGGAAATCTCTATAGAACCAGAACcaagagaaggaagaaaaagaaaaatggaaaacagCAAAGTTCTGATTATAGGGGGAACTGGGTATCTAGGGAAGAGGTTGGTGAAGGCAAGTTTGGCTGAAGGTCATGAGACATACATCCTACACAGAGCAGAGATAGGTGTTGATATTGAAAAAGTTCAAATGCTTTTGTCATTCAAGGAGCAAGGAGCTCACCTTGTTTCTGGTTCCTTTACCGATCACCAGAGCCTTGTGAAGGCTATCAAATTAGTTGATGTTGTTATCTGTGCAATATCTGGAGTTCACATCCGAAGCCACCAAATTCTCCTTCAACTTAAGCTTATTGATGCCATCAAAGATGCTGGCAATGTAAAGGTATacatatataacatatataCAAATTTGCAAATCtataatttacttgccacaATCTAAACCAAAACCCAATATTTCGTATCGGTGGTAAAACTGGtgtactaaaaattttaattgtatttttttgtttgttccgATCATTTTAGTTTGTTTGGGCATCCCGGTCGAGTgaataagatttattttattttatattattttctttaaatctttttttttagaaaaagagtTTTAGCATATGGCGTCCGCTCTGAATGATAgatctttatcatcaaaccaatataccaatcagtttttggtgtaaggcGGCTGGATGATAAAtctttatcattaaaccaagacaccaatcagtttttggtgtaaggcgaaaattgaacctcagatctcttattcaaccatcagataTTTTAGTAATTGAGCTAACTTAAACCcacattttctttaaatgttaaacatacataatataacttttacaacataatttttttctcacctcCCCTCAAATAGTCAAATGTTATCGTACCACTGTCacatctcttttcttttactttttttttactccttGTTTTATATAAGGTAAGTAAGATAGTGAGTGAGagatatctctctctcactatcttACTATATCTCTCCCTCTCACCATCTTACttacctttcttttctctttaaaaaaaaatcatcctaCTTACTTTTCTTGGTATCTTCTAACCATTCTTTTTAATCTTTCCATTAACATATAAGTATTCGCCGTTAACTTTGgtaaaaattctatttattttaacatacaatttattttttctattttacataatcACTTATCAAAAACATTATAGATCAATCAGGGACGGACTTaggattttaaattaaagagGGCTATAATataagccaacaaaaaaaaaaaccctccaaatAGGCATGCACataatattatcaaattataaatacacaaaatcattatttcttaatgcattaagatgcaatcatctatcaacaaaaaaaacaaaaaaacaaaaaatttgttttgtttttaacactagactacttttttttttttttttaagttagagcATTTACAATAATGgtactaaaaaatttagtttttagcgtctcaaaaaactactttatctatttttactacttcactttacaatacactcaacatcaaatcttctatttttttatcacttcatttaaaacaatataaacaactcattaaagtAATAAGgatgagagagaatttgagttttttagttGAAGGAAGAtaaataatcttaataaaatattttattttatttttaacaacttgctacagtcaatttatatttatactagTTTATTGtggttgcaaaaaatttagttttaaccTCTCTAATAACACATGGTTTTTTGGttgtcaaatatatatatatatatagctaaaatacaatcaccattgtgaatgcttttattatttttgttaaatttttggattaaatAGTTGTTATTTGTGCTAGGCTGGTTGGGGAGGAGAGGGACCTAAGGTTTTAGAAGAGGAGgccaactacaaaaatgaaaaatagcatatgtaaaaataaaaaataaaattggaccAGGGAGGCCCGAGTCCCCACCTAGGTCCGTCCCTGGATCATATTAtctatttttcattatatttcattaattaattatttctttatcaaaattttattactcTCAAAAATcatctctctttatatatatgagtaaagaaatattttttaaaaatatttacaggTGAATAGTaacaatatatatttacataattaCTGTAACAACCATTCTAATTTACATAAGTTTATATTGGCTAATGTGAGTAATATTTAGAATTGGATATGCAAAATTTTCCCTGCTACTATACATTAACTGACGTGAGTACTCTCCAGATGCCATGGAGGGCTAGGAATGGGCcccttaatttttcaaaaactctcactctctcataTATTTTTGGTCTATATATAGAGAGGATGTGTCTCATGatcttattttctaatataacaaaaattatggaAGTTGTATGTACAAGGtcatgtaaatatttttgttttttataagcAAATATCAtatgttgaataaaaattaaaaacacattttatgtgtaagcaatatatatatatatatatatatatatatatatatatatatttcttggcCCTCCTAAAGCTCCGCCGCTTGTActctcaatctttttttttccccatcttTCTCAATGACGTGAATCTTATtcctcttttacttttttttcttttttattctcttttttctatttgcTCTTCTTCTCATTTATGCCCAcaaaatatctattaataaaaatttgtatgttctattttaaattaatatagtGTAAACgtgataaatatatatttgatacaTCCATACGtattggttttgttggtttttcattaattaGTTTACatgacaagttttttttttttttaaacgttgGTAGAGATTTTTGCCCTCTGAGTTTGGCACCGACCCTGCTAGAATGAAGGATGCATTAGAACCTGGGAGAGTGACATTTGATGACAAAATGATTGTAAGGAAAGCCATTGAAGATGCTCAAATACCTTTCACATATATTTCTGCGAACTGTTTTGCTGGTTACTTTCTTGGTGGTTTGTGCCAGCCCGGTAAGATCCTTCCTTCAAGGGATTCAGTGGTATTGTTGGGAGACGGAAATGAAAAAGGTATTTCCATTACAACCTTATTAGTTTTGCATTGTACAGATCGAAGAGAACCATGAAAGTagagtcatttttttttcacactatAATGTCTTTGATTTGAGGATTTTCTATATGTACTCGGTTTTTATATTTACCTTTACAAGAATTGCAACATTTTTCGTCTTAATTAATGTGGCAGCAATTTATGTGGAGGAAGATGATATAGCCTTGTACACCATCAAAACTATAGATGACCCTCGAGCTCTCAACAAGACAGTATATCTAAGGCCACCTAAAAACGTTCTATCTCAAAGAGAAGTTGTTGAGATTTGGGAGAAACTAATTGGCAAAGAGTTGCAAAAGTCTTCCATACCCAAGGAAGAGTTTCTAGCTTCCTTGAAAGGTACGATTGATACTGGTTTAATTTCTAAGACAAGTACTGTATTAATGTCTTACTTGGCTCCTAACTTTGTGTTATTTTAACGGAGAGAATCCTGtttttaatcccaaaaaaaaaaaagaaaaaaaaaaagacaaaggcAAAGAATTGACTGCCTTTATGGTCAATTACGAAATTGTCATAGAAAAGCcttgttaaaagaaaaagtaaaaaataaatattcaccGAAAGTCTAACTATGTTATTACCGATCTCATTCACTGTTATGAGTTTTAATAAAGTTCGTAAAAATTCAtaactaattatatttttatttcaaagttTTTACTGTGTTTATGTTACAtgttttcttaaattttgatatggtttttctttctcaaaaaggaCAAGAGTATGCACATCAAGTTGGACTTATACATTACTATCATGTTTGTTATGAGGGGTGTCTTGCAAATTTCGAGATAGGAAATGATGCAGTAGAAGCTTCTGAGCTTTATCCAGAGATCAAGTATACTACTGTGGAAGAATACATGAAACGCTATTTATAGGTAGCATAATTCTTATAAGTGCCTATGCTATTTTATGTGTGTTCTCTCAAAAGGGAGTGGTGGACTTTCTTCTACTCCTCTTTCTCcctataataatttttcattttagaatGTAACATAATGAGGTGGACAACTGCTAAGACtgggggaaaagaaaataatatctTGTTTCTAGTTCTAAATAAGATCATTTTGTTTTCCAATATAGATATCATTATGTACTTGACTTGAAATATATgatacaaccttttttttttttttttttatagatgtggtaatatttgattttttttttttcattttgtgatAATTGATCTTTACAATCAAACTAAAACATCAATGGTTTAATTCTTGTATAAACAGAATTTGAGTAAATAAGATTGTGTAAATGTCCACAGAAATCACTTTGTAcataatataataacattaaggcaaaaatgcaaaactgaccctctaactttcagtttttttcatttatgtcctctaacttttaatttttgtcaatgtagtCTTTCGTTAGAACTCAGATATCTTTTTCTGTTAAGTGATCAAAACTACaccattttgactttttttaataataattttcatggttaaaagaaaacttttaaaaaaaaatctgtaaaaaaaaatcgatGGGTTTGGAGCCTTGAGAGAAGTTTCCGGTGCGGTGTGGGGATAAgagaatttgttgaatttgtttGTTCAATGAAATCTG
Coding sequences within:
- the LOC142613973 gene encoding bifunctional pinoresinol-lariciresinol reductase 2-like produces the protein MENSKVLIIGGTGYLGKRLVKASLAEGHETYILHRAEIGVDIEKVQMLLSFKEQGAHLVSGSFTDHQSLVKAIKLVDVVICAISGVHIRSHQILLQLKLIDAIKDAGNVKRFLPSEFGTDPARMKDALEPGRVTFDDKMIVRKAIEDAQIPFTYISANCFAGYFLGGLCQPGKILPSRDSVVLLGDGNEKAIYVEEDDIALYTIKTIDDPRALNKTVYLRPPKNVLSQREVVEIWEKLIGKELQKSSIPKEEFLASLKGQEYAHQVGLIHYYHVCYEGCLANFEIGNDAVEASELYPEIKYTTVEEYMKRYL